Within the Bacillota bacterium genome, the region ACGTGGAAGGGCCCGTCCGCGGGGGACGGGCCTGATCTGGGAAGATGTTTGTCAACCCAGAAAACCGCGCTCGCCGCCTTGGCTACAAGCAATGCTAAGCCGGGGTGAGCAAGGTCAGAAATGTGAGGCTCCCTCAGGAGGGCTTGAGACTGTGATATGGCTTCTTGGGTGGCACTGGGGGGGCCCGGTTCACGGATTACGTTCAATTTGGTTGCAGAAGTCCCACGTCCACGCTAGGGGGTCTGGGGCTGCCATACTGGATATCGACCCTTGCCGATTCGCATGATCTCACGACCTGGAACGGACAGCCATATGACTGAAGAACCGTCCTGCTCCACGGTCTGAAAAAGCCAGCTGCCGGTCTTCGGGCTGAAATCCCAGATCCTGACTTCTCCGATTCCTTTTGGCATCTGTGTTGGAGCGGGCTTATCGGCTGGTTTCTGGGGCGACGGCCGACTTGTGTAGATGGTTCCCCCTGTATCCTTTATGACCTTGCCTTTCACCGACGTGTCGATGTAGACCACTTCTTGACCGTTCCATGACCAGGGGAAAACAGAGTGCCCGTCGTCTCCTCTTAGAAGCAGCGTCGAGTTCCCGTCAGCCAGTGTGAGTTCTTTCAGCTCACAATACCCCGCCCCGCCCTCCGGCAAATCGACTGTACCCCCGTAATGCACTTCCGAGTATGCTAACTTCTGTCCGTCCGGGGACCACTTCTCCCCCCAGACACCTGCTTTGAGAATGAGCTTCCGCCTCTGGATATCGACCACATTGATTACTCTGGACGGGTAACCGGAACCGCTGACCAAAAGATGCTGGCCAGTCGGCGACCACTCCATCCTGGCGACCAGGGTCGGGTCTCCATCGAAGTCTAGCGCAACTGCGTACGCTTCTTGGCTTCCTATCGAGTGTATCCTCAGCTTCGGATTAGTCTTCGGATCGTCAACACTTGTATGGATCAGGTGCTTTCCATCCTGCGACCAAATACAGCTGGACGCTTCTTCTGGCGAGATCCAGAGAGCATGGTGGGACCGGGGAGTATAGATTGCGACCTTTCGGGCTTCGTTCACGAAGGCAAACAGGTCTTTGGTGCTAGTCGTATGCCGACAACCCGGGACAAGAAGACTAGCAACCATCAGTAGAATGAGAACCGGGCGTGTCACCGCCATCCACCTACCTGCGGTGATAAATGAAGATGCTCTGCGGTGTCCAGCCGTTGCTCACGTATTGGCCAATGGTCTGGTAGTTGCGGTCGCCCCACGGGTCCCTGATATAGAAGCTGTTGTCATCAGTCCATTTGCCCCAGACCTTGTACACGGCGACGAAGTGGGTACTCGAGCCCTTCGTTAGGTAGACGATCACGGGTTCAGAGTGGTAGTAGACACCCACGACGACAGACGCT harbors:
- a CDS encoding WD40 repeat domain-containing protein, with the translated sequence MAVTRPVLILLMVASLLVPGCRHTTSTKDLFAFVNEARKVAIYTPRSHHALWISPEEASSCIWSQDGKHLIHTSVDDPKTNPKLRIHSIGSQEAYAVALDFDGDPTLVARMEWSPTGQHLLVSGSGYPSRVINVVDIQRRKLILKAGVWGEKWSPDGQKLAYSEVHYGGTVDLPEGGAGYCELKELTLADGNSTLLLRGDDGHSVFPWSWNGQEVVYIDTSVKGKVIKDTGGTIYTSRPSPQKPADKPAPTQMPKGIGEVRIWDFSPKTGSWLFQTVEQDGSSVIWLSVPGREIMRIGKGRYPVWQPQTP